In a single window of the Rattus norvegicus strain BN/NHsdMcwi chromosome 6, GRCr8, whole genome shotgun sequence genome:
- the Bag5 gene encoding BAG family molecular chaperone regulator 5 isoform X1 produces the protein MDMGNQHPSISRLQEIQREVKSIEQQVVGFSGLSDDKNYKRLERILTKQLFEIDSVDTEGKGDIQQARKRAAQDTERLLKELEQNANHPHRIEIKNIFQEAQALVKEKTVPFYSGSNCVTSEFEEAIQDIILRLTHVKTGGKISLRKARYHTLTKICAVQEIIEDCVRKQPSLPLSEDVHPSVAKINSVMCEVNKARGTLIALLMGVDSSETCRHLSCVLSGLMADLDALDVCGRTEIRNYRREVVEDINKLLKYLDLEEEADNTHAFDLGQNHSIIKIENVLKRMREMKNELLQAQSPPELYLRSKTELQGLIGQLDEVSLEKNPCIREARRRAVIEVQTLITYLDLKEALEKRKLFPCEETPPHKAVWNVLGNLSEIQGEVLSFGGNRTDKNYIRLEELLTKQLLTLDAVDPLGEEKCKAARKQAVKLAQNILSYLDMKSDEWEY, from the coding sequence ATGGATATGGGAAACCAACACCCTTCTATTAGTAGGCTTCAGGAGATCCAACGGGAAGTAAAGAGTATAGAGCAGCAAGTGGTTGGCTTCAGTGGCCTGTCGGATGACAAGAATTACAAGAGACTGGAGAGGATTCTGACGAAACAACTTTTTGAAATCGACTCTGTGGATACAGAAGGGAAAGGAGACATCCAGCAAGCTAGGAAGAGGGCAGCACAGGACACAGAACGCCTTCTCAAAGAGTTGGAGCAGAACGCGAACCACCCACACCGGATTGAAATCAAGAATATCTTTCAAGAAGCTCAGGCCCTTGTGAAAGAAAAGACTGTGCCCTTTTACAGTGGAAGCAACTGTGTGACTAGCGAGTTTGAGGAAGCCATCCAGGACATCATTCTGAGGCTGACACATGTTAAAACAGGAGGGAAGATCTCCTTGCGGAAAGCAAGGTACCACACACTAACCAAGATCTGTGCGGTACAAGAGATTATTGAAGACTGTGTGAGGAAACAGCCTTCCCTGCCACTTTCCGAGGATGTGCATCCTTCTGTCGCCAAGATCAATTCTGTGATGTGTGAGGTGAACAAGGCCAGAGGTACTCTGATTGCACTTCTGATGGGCGTGGACAGTTCTGAGACTTGCAGGCACTTATCATGCGTGCTGTCAGGACTGATGGCTGATTTAGATGCTCTAGATGTGTGTGGGCGTACAGAGATCAGAAATTATCGGAGGGAGGTGGTGGAAGATATCAACAAATTACTAAAATATCTAGATTTAGAAGAGGAAGCTGACAATACACATGCATTTGACCTGGGACAGAACCATTCCATTATAAAGATAGAAAATGTCCTCAAGAGGatgagagaaatgaaaaatgaacTTCTCCAGGCACAGAGCCCTCCTGAATTGTACCTGAGGTCCAAGACAGAGCTGCAGGGCTTGATCGGGCAGCTGGACGAAGTGAGTCTGGAGAAAAACCCCTGCATCAGAGAGGCCAGGAGAAGAGCAGTGATTGAGGTGCAGACCCTCATCACGTACCTGGACCTGAAGGAGGCCCTCGAGAAGAGGAAGCTGTTCCCGTGTGAGGAGACCCCCCCACATAAGGCTGTGTGGAATGTCCTTGGAAACCTGTCAGAGATCCAGGGTGAAGTCCTCTCCTTTGGTGGGAACCGAACTGATAAGAACTACATTCGTCTGGAGGAGCTACTGACCAAACAGTTGCTGACTCTGGATGCTGTTGACCCACTGGGAGAAGAGAAGTGTAAGGCTGCCAGGAAGCAGGCCGTGAAGCTGGCCCAGAACATCCTCAGCTACCTTGACATGAAGTCTGATGAGTGGGAGTACTGA